The following are encoded together in the Pseudidiomarina andamanensis genome:
- the recD gene encoding exodeoxyribonuclease V subunit alpha has protein sequence MLENLQLWYQHGWIRAIDLSFAQQLAKQLEDDQEAVVLLAAFVSYQLGRGHPCLDLAQLYAEPEQTLGLPPEHASVESLQACELPQQLLCNVAGAESLESAVQVLLESPAVNNDNSPLVLQGQRLYLRRYFRYEQQIKTDLAARMKALQPVNLGQLKHVLDELFGTQQTISWQRTACAMAMRSLFTIVTGGPGTGKTYTVVRLLATLQKLRGQPEPLRIRLAAPTGKAAARMSESIGNELLTLTSIDDVKADIPTEAVTLHRLLGTLPNSRSFRHHKDNPLHTDVVIIDEASMVDIEMMAAVVNALPPRARLILLGDKDQLASVEAGAILGQLCEQAEHGHYTPELTEWLNATTNVALPTDKTDASGAEWPYLQHTTMFHESRRFDPNKGIGKLADEVNRQQHVWLEQWLQDSDAMAAAHVEFDNIRMRAVPRPNHQSVQQLVEQGYAPLLKLIETRPESRNAEEIDVWAAKILKQLEQFQILTAVREGEWGMHQFNQRISYWLFGDQAAEHGWFEGRPVMVTHNDYSLDLRNGDIGIVLRREPNEPLRVAFPTTDGTIRWLLPSRLTQVDTAFAMTIHKSQGSEFSHTVMVLPEHDVPILTKELLYTGITRAKQQFTMVCAHPQLVLKAVRRRIQRSGGLANG, from the coding sequence ATGTTAGAAAATCTGCAACTTTGGTATCAGCATGGCTGGATTCGAGCGATTGACCTCAGCTTTGCGCAGCAATTAGCTAAGCAACTTGAGGACGATCAAGAGGCTGTGGTGTTATTAGCTGCATTCGTGAGTTATCAGCTGGGACGTGGGCATCCGTGTCTCGATTTAGCTCAGTTATACGCTGAACCTGAGCAAACGCTTGGCTTGCCTCCAGAACATGCATCGGTTGAGAGTCTGCAGGCGTGTGAACTACCGCAACAGCTGTTATGCAACGTCGCGGGAGCAGAATCATTGGAGAGTGCAGTGCAGGTGTTGCTGGAATCACCAGCGGTTAACAATGATAACAGTCCTTTAGTGTTGCAAGGACAACGCTTGTATCTGCGTCGATATTTTCGTTACGAACAGCAGATTAAAACCGACTTAGCAGCACGTATGAAAGCGCTGCAACCGGTTAATCTTGGGCAATTGAAGCATGTTTTAGATGAGTTGTTTGGTACCCAACAAACCATCAGTTGGCAACGCACCGCATGTGCGATGGCGATGCGTAGCTTGTTCACTATTGTAACTGGTGGCCCAGGTACCGGAAAAACCTATACTGTTGTGAGGCTTTTAGCCACGTTGCAAAAATTGCGAGGGCAGCCAGAACCGTTGCGAATTCGGCTCGCTGCACCAACCGGCAAAGCAGCCGCGCGAATGAGTGAATCTATAGGCAACGAATTACTTACGTTAACGAGTATTGATGATGTGAAGGCCGACATTCCAACCGAGGCGGTTACGTTACACCGGTTACTTGGAACATTGCCGAATAGTCGCAGTTTTCGCCATCACAAAGATAACCCGCTTCATACCGATGTCGTCATTATTGATGAAGCATCGATGGTAGATATTGAAATGATGGCTGCTGTTGTTAATGCGCTTCCGCCGCGGGCACGGCTCATTTTACTCGGGGATAAAGATCAATTGGCTTCGGTTGAGGCTGGCGCCATTTTAGGCCAGTTGTGCGAACAGGCCGAGCACGGGCATTACACGCCAGAGTTAACTGAATGGTTAAATGCGACGACCAATGTCGCGTTACCAACGGACAAAACCGATGCAAGCGGCGCTGAATGGCCCTACTTGCAACATACCACCATGTTTCATGAAAGCCGCCGCTTTGATCCTAATAAGGGCATTGGCAAATTAGCCGATGAAGTGAATCGGCAGCAACATGTTTGGTTGGAGCAATGGTTGCAAGACAGTGACGCAATGGCTGCAGCGCACGTTGAATTTGATAACATACGAATGCGCGCCGTACCACGGCCGAATCACCAGTCGGTTCAACAACTGGTTGAACAGGGCTATGCGCCCTTATTAAAGTTAATTGAGACACGACCCGAATCAAGAAACGCTGAAGAAATTGATGTTTGGGCTGCAAAAATTCTCAAGCAACTCGAGCAATTTCAGATACTAACAGCTGTACGCGAAGGCGAATGGGGGATGCACCAATTTAATCAACGCATTAGCTACTGGCTATTCGGTGATCAAGCCGCCGAGCATGGCTGGTTTGAAGGCCGCCCAGTGATGGTGACCCACAACGATTACAGTCTTGATTTGCGTAATGGTGATATTGGTATCGTCCTACGCCGTGAACCGAATGAACCATTGCGTGTTGCTTTTCCAACCACAGATGGCACCATACGTTGGTTGTTACCCAGCCGTCTTACGCAAGTTGATACAGCATTTGCGATGACGATTCACAAATCGCAAGGGTCGGAATTTTCTCATACGGTTATGGTGTTACCCGAGCATGATGTACCAATTCTAACTAAAGAATTGTTATACACCGGTATTACCCGTGCTAAACAGCAGTTTACTATGGTCTGTGCGCATCCTCAGTTAGTATTAAAAGCGGTTCGCCGGCGGATACAACGAAGTGGAGGCTTAGCCAATGGGTGA